The Coregonus clupeaformis isolate EN_2021a unplaced genomic scaffold, ASM2061545v1 scaf0058, whole genome shotgun sequence genomic interval aagcgggagaacttgcacaattggtggctgactaaatactttttttcccccactgtaatgtcattgagaaaaacaGAAATTCCTGATTAATCACAAAAATCAGATCCCTGACTGACTACCCCCCTGCGAATCTCCATCAGCCTTGGGGAAACCCTGTTTATGATCTGTCTACGTCTCACTATAGGATGAGTGTCCAGACCATCCGGAATGTGTTCAGTGTGGACACGGGTTACCGTCTCTCAGACGAGCAGATGGTCAACCACTTCCCCAACCACTACGAGCTGACCAGGAAGGACCTGATGATCAAGAACATCAAACGCTACCGCAAAGATATGGAGAAAGAGGGAAGCCCGCTGGCCGAGAAAGACGAAAACGGGAAATACCTTTATTTAGGTAGCAGTTATGAGCTTTCCCACTGCTTACTTGCAGTATATGTAAATAAATGTGGATGTAAATTTCAATTGCACCTGCTGCAAGGGGCTCTGACTAGAAGTGTTAGTGCGTCCCTTTTTCAGGGTCTTGGGCTATAAGAGCTAAACTCACTCATCATTTTGTGCTGTTAAACAAATGTCATCAATACTGTCCTATCATatttctctgtgttttcatacTCCCTCTCTGGTTGTGTCCCAGACTTTGTGCCGGTGACTTTCATGCTTCCGGCCGATTATAATCTGTTTGTGGAGGAGTTCCGTAAGAGTCCTTCCAGCACGTGGATAATGAAGCCGTGTGGGAAGGCTCAGGGAAAAGGCATCTTTCTTATCAACAAACTGTCCCAGATCAAGAAGTGGTCCAGAGACAGCCGCACCTCCACGTGAGTcagtgctgacacacacacacacacacacacatacacacacctctacTAACTACCGATAGAAATGTCCTGTGTGTGGCTGCCAGAGGTGGGTCTTTGCTTGCATTTGCATTGTTCACAGTCAGTCTTAGGTCATACAGGTAGTATTACCCCACTACTCTTGAATCTGCTGTTCTCAACAGCATTGTCCGTAGATGAGTTGTCCATAGATAAATGACTGATGCTCTGTTTCCTTTGTTTTTGCTAGGTTTGTAGCGGCCTCTAGTGGCAAGGAGGCCTATGTCATCTCTCTGTACATCGACAACCCACTGCTGATCGGAGGCAAGAAGTTTGACCTACGTCTCTATGTGTTGGTTACCACCTATCGACCTCTCAAGTGTTACATGTAGGTTTATGATTAACCTAAAGTCTACATCCTGGTTTCATTTCCCTCAAGGCCTACCCCTCTGAAATGACTGGATAGGTGATAGGTAATAGATAGATAATAACTTAACTGTCCCTTTACTAACAGAAACATAGACAATCTGTTACATATAATGCAAATACAGTCATTATAAACAGTGCAGTATGCATATACATAATGTAAATACAGTCATTATAAACAGTGCAGTATGCATATACATTCTCATAATTCTGTAAAACTTTTATAAAGGATATTGCCACTGGGATAAATGATAACTTCAGGATTTGATCAGATCAGTATTTGACAATTTGGTCCATTTGGACCTTTGTGTTGCTTGCAGGTATAAACTGGGTTTCTGCAGGTTTTGCACAGTGAAGTACACCCCCAGCACTAGTGAACTGGACAACATGTTTGTGCACCTGACTAATGTGGCCATTCAGAGACATGGGGTAAGTGtgagtgcgtgtgcgtgtgcgtgtgtgtgtgttgtcaagaCAGACAACATATACACAACACACTAAATGGGCCTAAAACAGGCAGAAATGGATCCTACATGAATACATGTGTTtatatgtatagttctatgtgtGTACAATACATCTATACACGTTGCAGGATGACTATAACCACGTCCACGGTGGGAAGTGGACGGTCAGTAACCTGCGTCTGTACCTGGAGAGCACCAGGGGGAAGGAAGTGACCAGCCGACTGTTTGACCAGATCCACTGGATCATGGTGCAGTCCCTAAAGGCTGTCGCAGTGAGTGgtcacacccaaacacacacacacatactgaaaccAAAACATGTTCCCCATTTGATCCCTGCAGTGTTGCAGCTGCTCTGACCGCTAACCTCTTCTCTTTTTCTGTCCTGTCCCACACACTCAACGCACTAACTTATTTTTTCCCtctaaacacacactctctctctctctctctcatcacagcCCGTCATGAACAATGATAAACATTGCTTTGAGTGTTATGGATATGACATCATCATCGATGACAAGCTGAAGCCATGGCTTATTGAGGTGAGGCGCCTAAGGGACTTAGCATGCCTTTACACACGCACTGTAATTACATGAAGTAAAAAAGTATCTTATTGTGAACATACAGTAGTT includes:
- the LOC121549323 gene encoding probable tubulin polyglutamylase TTLL1, translating into MTGCLTRRLEDRFPGGTMANKVKWVTDIEKSVLINNFEKRGWTQVTESEDWNFYWMSVQTIRNVFSVDTGYRLSDEQMVNHFPNHYELTRKDLMIKNIKRYRKDMEKEGSPLAEKDENGKYLYLDFVPVTFMLPADYNLFVEEFRKSPSSTWIMKPCGKAQGKGIFLINKLSQIKKWSRDSRTSTFVAASSGKEAYVISLYIDNPLLIGGKKFDLRLYVLVTTYRPLKCYMYKLGFCRFCTVKYTPSTSELDNMFVHLTNVAIQRHGDDYNHVHGGKWTVSNLRLYLESTRGKEVTSRLFDQIHWIMVQSLKAVAPVMNNDKHCFECYGYDIIIDDKLKPWLIEVNASPSLTSSTANDRILKYNLINDTLNIVTPNGDIPDCRWNRSPPRDALGNYQVLYDEEQALSENAERDLRSRSGQSLGSKGTAKGGTGPRPAAATWK